The proteins below are encoded in one region of Berryella intestinalis:
- a CDS encoding MBL fold metallo-hydrolase — protein MGRVFRLHVLASGSSGNASVVEDMHTGKGVLIDCGISKRAFMEGCAATGFDPSGLEAVVVTHEHADHVKGLGVVMRGLSKMGCRPPLYAHAACIEASRSLSDLRSDFDVRTFSDGDQISAAGMSAHPFRTSHDASASFGFRFECDGDALGFATDTGVVSAQAREALGGVRILGLEANHGLKMLDAAEYPAYVKKRIASDRGHLNNDQSASELRLLLSARLESVAALHVSENANTYRSAREALLSVVEQEGHLASVQVGFQRRPILVG, from the coding sequence ATGGGGCGCGTGTTCAGGCTCCACGTTCTCGCCAGCGGAAGCTCGGGAAACGCGTCGGTGGTGGAGGATATGCACACGGGCAAAGGCGTGCTCATCGATTGCGGCATCTCGAAGCGGGCCTTCATGGAGGGCTGTGCGGCAACCGGGTTCGATCCGTCCGGGTTGGAGGCCGTCGTCGTCACCCACGAGCATGCCGATCACGTCAAAGGGCTCGGTGTTGTGATGCGGGGCCTTTCCAAGATGGGATGCCGCCCGCCCCTGTACGCCCATGCGGCCTGCATCGAAGCCTCCAGGTCCCTGTCCGACCTTCGGTCGGATTTCGACGTCAGGACGTTTTCGGACGGCGATCAGATATCGGCGGCGGGCATGAGCGCGCATCCGTTTCGCACCTCGCACGACGCCTCGGCGTCGTTCGGGTTCCGCTTCGAATGCGATGGCGACGCCCTCGGCTTCGCGACCGATACCGGCGTGGTGTCCGCGCAGGCGCGCGAGGCGCTCGGCGGCGTGCGCATCCTGGGGCTGGAGGCCAACCACGGGCTGAAGATGCTGGATGCGGCGGAGTACCCGGCGTACGTGAAGAAGCGCATCGCATCCGATCGCGGGCACCTCAACAACGATCAGAGCGCCTCGGAGCTTCGGCTGCTGCTCAGCGCGCGCCTGGAATCCGTGGCGGCCCTGCACGTTTCCGAGAACGCCAACACGTACCGATCCGCGCGCGAAGCGCTCTTAAGCGTCGTGGAGCAGGAAGGCCATCTCGCGTCGGTGCAGGTGGGGTTCCAGCGCCGTCCGATCCTCGTCGGCTGA
- a CDS encoding inorganic phosphate transporter, whose protein sequence is MELTLGAFIEQVAVYPSLAVIIFLVIGVTVISGATDAPNAIATAVSTRCMTPTCALIVAAVFNLLGIILMTYISTAVAHTMFSMVNFQGDTHQALMALEAAMIGSIIWGFICWFLGIPASKSHSLIAGITGGAIALNGWSGVVPSEWVKVVYGMAFSLIAGFALGWLAVRILEKLCKSMNRKVANDRFTMVQNVNAALLSFLHGAQDGQKFMSIGLLGIALAFGSESFEGTGFPLWLMLICSLAISLGTFLGGKRIIKSVAMDMVSLEKYQGAAATSGTIITLFISSMTGMPVSTSHASTASIMGVGASDNPRKVKWGIAKNMVLAWILTFPCCGLIGFLLAKAFMML, encoded by the coding sequence ATGGAACTCACACTCGGCGCGTTCATCGAGCAGGTGGCTGTCTACCCCTCCCTCGCCGTCATCATCTTCCTGGTCATCGGCGTGACCGTCATCTCCGGGGCCACCGACGCCCCCAACGCCATCGCAACCGCGGTGTCGACCCGCTGCATGACCCCGACGTGCGCCCTCATCGTCGCCGCGGTGTTCAACCTGCTGGGCATCATCCTCATGACCTACATCTCCACCGCCGTCGCCCACACCATGTTCTCGATGGTGAATTTCCAGGGCGACACGCACCAGGCGCTCATGGCGCTCGAAGCGGCGATGATCGGGTCCATCATATGGGGATTCATCTGCTGGTTCTTAGGGATCCCCGCCTCGAAGTCCCATTCGCTCATCGCCGGCATCACCGGGGGCGCCATCGCGCTCAACGGCTGGTCGGGCGTCGTTCCCTCGGAATGGGTCAAGGTCGTCTACGGCATGGCCTTCTCGCTCATCGCCGGGTTCGCCCTGGGCTGGCTTGCCGTGAGGATCCTCGAGAAGCTCTGCAAGTCGATGAACCGCAAGGTGGCCAACGACCGCTTCACCATGGTCCAGAACGTCAACGCGGCGCTCCTGTCGTTTCTCCACGGAGCCCAAGACGGCCAGAAGTTCATGTCGATCGGCCTTCTGGGCATCGCGCTCGCCTTCGGGTCCGAATCCTTCGAGGGGACCGGGTTTCCCCTGTGGCTCATGCTGATCTGCTCGCTCGCCATCTCCCTCGGCACGTTCCTCGGGGGAAAGCGCATCATCAAGTCCGTGGCCATGGACATGGTGAGCCTCGAGAAATACCAGGGAGCGGCGGCCACTTCGGGCACGATCATCACGCTGTTCATATCCAGCATGACCGGTATGCCCGTCTCCACCTCCCATGCGAGCACCGCCTCCATCATGGGCGTGGGCGCGTCGGACAACCCCCGCAAAGTGAAGTGGGGCATCGCCAAGAACATGGTGCTGGCCTGGATCCTCACCTTCCCCTGCTGCGGCCTGATCGGGTTTTTGCTGGCCAAGGCCTTCATGATGCTCTAG